From Vigna unguiculata cultivar IT97K-499-35 chromosome 5, ASM411807v1, whole genome shotgun sequence, the proteins below share one genomic window:
- the LOC114183659 gene encoding beta-glucosidase 24-like, with product MAYTQGFLQLRALTTPLRVSPKWELRTAKPNRIVCKAQNEDVEDSDATNLSLLSRRLALGTALIGGAAAAGTKASPAGAVDIAPSVEPPPTTIPSYDNEEYPASIVDALSLNRTSFPEGFIFGTASSAYQYEGAASKDGREASVWDTFTHEHPEKIDDGSNADVAIAEYYRYVEDIKIMKDMNLDAYRFSISWSRILPNGKPGENEEGVNKKGIEYYNKLINHLIANGLEPYVTLFHWDTPQALETEYGGFASRRIIDDFRNYAQICFKYFGDRVKHWITLNEPWAYSREGYSVGLFAPGRCSPQQDPTCLGGNSATEPYIVTHNLLLAHAAAVDEYRKEYKESQNGEIGITLISRWFEPHDPDSEEDKNAAKRALDFLFGWYMEPLASGKYPQTMRDRVGDRLPEFTDEESTLVAGSYDFLGLNYYTTNYAANETAPGPFPSYEYDAGVRYLTEREGIPVGTPTGSSWLFVCPKGFKELLLYVKEKYHNPLIYITENGRGNDINEETLEDALLDTYRIDYYYRHLYYLLSAIREDVNVKGYFAWSLFDNFEWKNGYLVGFGLYHVDRNDNLKRRAKLSGKWFQTFLQKPQQKPSLKG from the exons ATGGCTTACACACAAGGTTTCTTGCAGCTCCGTGCCCTAACCACTCCTCTTAGAGTTTCGCCAAAATGGGAACTTAGGACCGCAAAACCAAACCGCATTGTTTGCAAGGCACAGAACGAGGATGTCGAAGACAGTGATGCCACCAACCTTAGCCTTCTCTCTCGCAGATTGGCCCTCGGCACTGCGCTCATCGGCGGTGCTGCTGCTGCCGGCACTAAGGCCTCACCTGCTGGTGCTGTTGATATAGCACCCTCTGTGGAACCTC CACCTACCACAATACCAAGTTATGATAACGAGGAATATCCTGCATCCATTGTCGATGCTCTTTCCCTCAATCGAACCAGTTTTCCCGAGGGCTTCATTTTCGGGACGGCGTCCTCGGCTTACCAG TACGAAGGAGCGGCATCTAAAGATGGAAGAGAAGCTAGTGTATGGGATACCTTCACCCATGAACATCcag AGAAGATAGACGATGGAAGCAATGCAGATGTAGCAATTGCCGAATATTATCGCTACGTG GAAGATATTAAGATAATGAAGGATATGAATCTGGATGCATACAGATTCTCCATCTCTTGGTCTAGAATCCTACCAA ACGGAAAGCCTGGTGAAAATGAGGAAGGTGTAAACAAAAAGGGAATAGAGTATTATAACAAGCTCATCAATCATCTAATAGCCAACG GTCTAGAACCCTACGTCACTCTTTTCCACTGGGATACCCCTCAAGCTTTAGAAACAGAGTACGGAGGTTTCGCATCTCGTCGCATAAT AGATGATTTTCGAAACTACGCACAAATTTGTTTCAAATACTTTGGAGACAGGGTGAAACACTGGATTACACTAAATGAACCATGGGCTTATAGTAGGGAAGGTTATTCCGTTGGGTTGTTCGCACCAGGTCGTTGTTCTCCACAGCAAGATCCAACTTGTCTTGGCGGTAATTCAGCAACGGAACCTTATATAGTTACACATAATCTACTACTTGCTCATGCAGCTGCTGTAGATGAGTACAGGAAAGAGTACAAG GAAAGTCAAAATGGAGAGATAGGCATAACACTTATTTCTCGTTGGTTTGAGCCACATGATCCAGATTCCGAAGAAGATAAAAATGCCGCTAAACGAGCACTTGACTTCTTGTTTGGATG GTACATGGAACCATTGGCATCAGGAAAATATCCACAGACTATGCGTGACAGAGTAGGGGATAGATTGCCAGAGTTTACCGATGAAGAATCAACACTTGTTGCGGGTTCATATGATTTTCTTGGATTAAACTATTACACCACTAACTATGCTGCTAATGAAACTGCACCCGGTCCCTTCCCTAGTTATGAATACGATGCTGGTGTCAGATATTTAA CTGAACGCGAAGGTATTCCAGTAGGTACACCG ACCGGTTCTAGCTGGTTATTTGTGTGCCCCAAAGGATTTAAAGAGTTGTTGCTCTATGTGAAAGAAAAGTACCACAATCCCTTGATTTACATAACTGAAAATG GTAGGGGTAATGATATCAATGAAGAAACACTTGAAGATGCTCTGCTAGATACTTATAGAATCGATTATTATTATCGTCATCTCTATTATCTACTTTCGGCAATAAg GGAGGACGTGAACGTAAAAGGATATTTTGCATGGTCACTCTTTGACAATTTTGAATGGAAGAATGGTTATTTAGTTGGATTCGGGTTATACCATGTGGACAGAAATGATAATTTGAAGCGACGTGCCAAACTCTCAGGAAAATGGTTTCAGACTTTTCTTCAAAAGCCACAGCAAAAGCCAAGTCTCAAAGGATAA